The sequence GGCGCGCGGGCGTCTACGGGCTGCTCTCGAAGCAGGTGGCGACGCCGGACGCCGTGGCCGAAGCGCTGCGAGCGGCGGCAAGCGGCGAGCAGCGGTTTCCGTTGGAGCTCACGGAGCCCGTCGCGCCCCGGCCGGCCGAGCCCTCGACGCTCACCGCGCGCGAGCGCGAGGTCCTGGGCTGCATCGCCTCGGGGCATGACAACCTGAAAATCGCGGCGTTGATGGCCATCTCCGAGCGGACGGTGAAGTCGCACGTGGCGTCGATCTACCGGAAGCTGCGGCTCGAGAACCGGGTGCAGCTCGCCATCCGCGCCCGGGAGCTGGGGATTTCTCCGCAGGCCTGACCGCGCGAAGGTTGCGCGAATGTCCGCGCCGCGATAGCGGTTCTGCTTTCTCGAGCAGCCGTCCGCGCGGAGGAAGCCGCCGTGAGCAAAGTCCTGGTGGGGTGCGGCCTGGTGATGCTGGTCCTGGGCGCGCTGGTGTTTGGCGGCTTCTACTTCCTGCACCACAAGCAGACCGAGCTCACCCAGGTCGCTGTTCAGATGCGCGACCAGGAGAGCCAGTACGCGCTCCTGGAGCAGAAGTACCCGTTCATTCCGCCGGGGCCGGGGGAGCCGGTGCAGCTCAGCGAGTCGCGGCTGGCGACGTACCTCCAGGTCCGCTCGGTGGTGCTGCCGGTGTACACGCGCTACGTGGAGCACAACACCGACCTCTCCGTTCGAGCGCGCAGCTCGGGCAAGGTGGGCCGGCTCGCCGACGAGCTCGAGGACACCGACGTCTTCACCGAGAAGGTCACCCAGCTCCAGGCCACCTACCTGCGCGAGCTCGACCAGGCGCGCATGAGCCCCAAGGAGTTCCTGGCCATCACGCGCACCGTCTACGGGACGATGCTCACCGCCGCGGTCAGCCAGGAGCGCAAGGCGATGGAGATGCAGATTCGCCAGCTCGGCGATGCCGCGCGGAACGCCTCGCCGGAGATGGCCCGCCAGCTCAACCAGCAGCAGGCCACCATCAAGACCATGCTCGCGGGCATGCCCGACCCCGGGAACGCGCAGGTCTTCGCGGCGAACACGGTCATCCTGGGCAGGTCGCGCGAGTCGGTCACCCGGCTCACCAACGGCGCGTTCGACGCCTTCCTCGCCCAGGCCGACGCCTCCTTCGCGCGCGTGCACGGCGGCCCGGCGCCGACGGCCCAGGACCTGGGCCAGCCCGCCGACGGCCAGCTCGCTCCGCCGCCGACCGCGACGCCCTAGCCTCCTGCGCGTCGCGCAGATCGTGGCCAGGGTGTAGCCGCGATGTCCGGCGAGCCCGTGAGCCAGGTGGTCTCGATCCCCGTCGGCGGCGGCCGCCAGGTGAGCGCGGAGCTCACCGTGCCCGCCAACCCGCGCGCGGTGGTACTCTTCGCGCACGGCTCGGGCTCGAGTCGCAGGAGTCCGCGCAACAAGCACATCGCCAAGCGGCTGGAGGAGGCAGGCCTGGCAACGGTGCTCGTGGATCTGCTCGCGCCCGGCGAGGATCGGCCCGGCGCGGGCGAGGTCTGGCTGCGCTCGGACGTGCCCTACCTCGCCGAGCGGCTCATCACCGTGCTGCGCTGGGTGGAGCGGCACTCGCAGCTCGGCCGGCTGCCGATCGGGCTGTTCGGCTCGCACACCGGCGCGGCGGCGGCGCTGATGGCCGCTGCCCTTCGTCCCGAAGGGATCGCGGCGGTGGTCTGTCGCGGCGGACGGCCCGAGCTGGCAGGCGAGGCGCTGACCGACGTCCTGGCGCCGACGCTCTTCGTCGTGGGCGAGAACGACGCGCCGATTGTGCAGCAGAACCGCGAAGCCCAGCCGCGCCTGAGCTGTCCCACGCGGCTGGAGATCGTCCCGGGCGCGTCGCACCTGTTCGACGAGCCGGGCGCGCTCGACCGCGTGGCCGAGCTGGCGCGCGTCTGGTTCGCACGGAACCTGGCCGGCGAGGCGCAAGAGAGCGCCCCGACGCAGCCTGGCGCCTGAGCTCCGAACTCATCGGATTCTCGTCGGTTCGGGCGCTATTGTGCGTCCTGCCCGGGTGAATAAGCGGCCCCGAAGCGCCGTCTACCCCACATCACCCGCGAGGGACCCCATGCGACGACTCCTGGCAATGGTCACGGCGGTTTCGATTCTTGGCTTGGCCACGCACGCGCGCGCCGACGAGGACGACTGGGACGACGAGGCCCGCGCCGAGCAGAACGCGCAGGTGTCGCAAGAGCAGTTCCAGCAGCAGCTCGCGCCCTACGGCCAGTGGGAGTACGACAACTCCTACGGCGAGGTCTTCTACCCGTCGGTCGACGCCGGTTGGCGGCCCTACGTGTACGGCCGCTGGGCCTGGACCGACTACGGCTGGATGTGGGTCAGCGACGAGCCCTACGGCTGGGCCGTGTACCACTACGGCCGCTGGTGGTGGAACCCGTACCAGCACCGCTGGGGCTGGGTGCCGGGCTACGAGTGGGCGCCGGCGTGGGTGGTGTGGCGCTTCGGCGCGACGGCCGTCGGCTGGGCCCCGCTCTACGTGGGCTATGACGCCTGGAGCGATGACTACCCGGTCTACTACGACCACTGGGTCTACGTGCCCTGCGAGCACTTCTACGGCGGGCCCGTGTACACGTACGTCTACGCGCCCTCGTACGTGAGGACCGTCTACTACAACACCAGCAGCGTGCACGGTTACGTGGGCACCACCAGCTACGGCCCGCCGACGACGTACGTCTCGGCCCATAGCGCGGTGCCCGTGACGACCACGCAGGTCGTGCACAGCGCGCAGCCGCCCGGGGCCGGCCAGGCCTCGCGCTACACCGGCGGCCCCGTCCACGTGTACCAGCCGCCCTCGACGCACGTGTACAACCCGACCCGCTCCGCGCCCACTGCGTCGCGAGGGCTGGGCGCCTCGCGGACGCCGGTCGTCGCGCCGAGCAACGTGCACCTCTCGCCGGGCGTGCAGCACGAGCAGCCGCGGCCGTCGACGTTCGATGGGCCCAACACGCCGTCGCGCGGCTATCCGCAGAGCATGCCCGAGCCCACGCGGCAGGCGACGCCGTCGTACGGCCAGCGCCCGGTGCAGCCCGAGCCGTTCCAGGGCCAGAACCGCGGGCCGACCTACAACCCGAGCCAGCCGCCCCAGCCCGCGTACCAGCCCGGTCAGCCGAATCGTCGGCAGCCGCAACCCAAGCCCCAGCAGCAGCCGCAGCGTCGTCCGCCGGCGCCGCCGAGCACGCCGCACACCTTCAACATGCAGCCGTCGCCGATTCCTTCGCGCGCGCCGATGTTTGCCAACGCGGGTGGGTTCCGTGGCCAGCCGAGCTTCGCGGCGCCGCAGCCCCAGCGTCGTCCGGCGCCGCCTGTGCAGAAGAATCGCCGTTAGCAGATTGGATTCAGCGATCAGGCGAGCTGTCGTAAGCTGGGCGAGATCATGCAATTTCGGGCTGCCGCTGGGGTCGCCGCGATGGTTCATCTGACCATCGCGGCGCCGGCTTGGGCAGGCTCGGCGCAGAAGGCCGCCAACCAGAACCTGCCCGGCGTGGTGTACCACGGGCCCCGCGAAGACAAGCGTATCGCCCTCACCTTCGACGCGTGCTCCTCGCGGCGCGGCGACAAGGTCGATCAAGCCGTGGTCGACGAGCTCATTGCCCTCGACGTGCCCGCGACGCTCTTCCTCGGCGGCAAGTGGATGCGCGACGAGCCCGCGATCGTCGACAGGCTGGCGGCGAACCCGCAGTTCGACCTCGAGACGCACGGCTACATGCACCCGCACCTCACCAAGCTCACCAGCCCCGAGGTGCAGGCCGACCTCGCCAAGGCGGAGAGCGAGTTCGAGGGCGTGCTGGGCCGCAAGCCGGAGCTGATGCGCGCGCCCTACGGCGAGCTCGACGCGCGCGTGGCCAAGGTCATCCTCGACAACGGCATCACGCCGGTGCAGTTCGACCTTCCCGGCGCGGACTCGACGTTCAGCAAGGCCACGCTGGTGAAGTGGGTGGTGGGCCAGGCGAAGCCGGGAAGCATCGTCGTGCTGCACATGAACGGGCACGGCAAGCACACCGCCGAGGCGCTGCCGGAGATCGTCTCCACGCTGCGCAAGCAGGGCTACACCTTCGTCACCGTGAGCGAGCTCCTGGGCCGGCCGGTGCCGGAGATTGCGGAGCCCATCCTGGTGTCGGAGCAGCCCAAGCCGAGCGAGGCCGGGCCGATGTGCAGCGACGACGATCCCGAGTCGAACCCGCTGCTCCCCGACGACGACGACGCGGCCACCGACGACACGCCCGAAGACGCGCCTGCGGAAGATGCTCCGACGGTTCCGGGAGACCAGTCTGCGGAGAACACGCCGCGGCCGGTTCCCGAAGCCGGACGGCGGCCATGAATCG is a genomic window of Deltaproteobacteria bacterium containing:
- a CDS encoding polysaccharide deacetylase family protein, with the translated sequence MVHLTIAAPAWAGSAQKAANQNLPGVVYHGPREDKRIALTFDACSSRRGDKVDQAVVDELIALDVPATLFLGGKWMRDEPAIVDRLAANPQFDLETHGYMHPHLTKLTSPEVQADLAKAESEFEGVLGRKPELMRAPYGELDARVAKVILDNGITPVQFDLPGADSTFSKATLVKWVVGQAKPGSIVVLHMNGHGKHTAEALPEIVSTLRKQGYTFVTVSELLGRPVPEIAEPILVSEQPKPSEAGPMCSDDDPESNPLLPDDDDAATDDTPEDAPAEDAPTVPGDQSAENTPRPVPEAGRRP
- a CDS encoding response regulator transcription factor, encoding MHDQLEVGILDEQALLREALADALTRRGLPCTVVAGTPEAFLQKLATHPVNLALVDPGLEVGLTAALDLLRRLRDEHAQIRTVVLTHRCGPDQADLCWRAGVYGLLSKQVATPDAVAEALRAAASGEQRFPLELTEPVAPRPAEPSTLTAREREVLGCIASGHDNLKIAALMAISERTVKSHVASIYRKLRLENRVQLAIRARELGISPQA
- a CDS encoding dienelactone hydrolase family protein, translating into MSGEPVSQVVSIPVGGGRQVSAELTVPANPRAVVLFAHGSGSSRRSPRNKHIAKRLEEAGLATVLVDLLAPGEDRPGAGEVWLRSDVPYLAERLITVLRWVERHSQLGRLPIGLFGSHTGAAAALMAAALRPEGIAAVVCRGGRPELAGEALTDVLAPTLFVVGENDAPIVQQNREAQPRLSCPTRLEIVPGASHLFDEPGALDRVAELARVWFARNLAGEAQESAPTQPGA